Proteins found in one Brevibacillus brevis genomic segment:
- a CDS encoding penicillin-binding transpeptidase domain-containing protein, translating to MKKTWIVFWTVFVVVLSGFFYLFWDFWKDTTQSEGERAKAAFTAYTTKWGEQKFSDMYEQLSLHTKRTINKEEFVSRYQNIYGGIEAKAIVVEPMYNGDVLPGEDGQINFHYRLTMETFIEPISFTGKATLVKETQNDLEDWYIHWNPSFIFPEMKEGDKVRANTVYPRRGEITDRAGRPLATERIVVDIGINPGEWSQTSQTGKMAVSKLLQIPLDDLTSKVQATTSKSAKFIRIATLPQDDERLKQLEKTEGLKLHKKKVRYYPYQDATAHLVGYVGAINQEEYEKRKNQGYKTSDVIGKSGLEQIFEEKLRGSTGGRIIITDADGTEKKTVAERFAKHGQPLALTIDAEVQKTIYQELKNEAGTAAAISPKTGEILALVNSPSFDPNAFVLGMSATEWKQLNENPQKPFLNRFARGFAPGSTFKPITAAIGLESGAITSSDSIHVRGLHWQKDASWGGYEVTRVSDYGGPVNLEKALVYSDNIYFAKAALSMGEGQFVKKSELLGFHEALPIPYPLEKSKLYNDGFKNEIQLADSGYGQGEVTMTPLHLALVYSAFANDGNIVHPSLLQEDKKDGYWKTNVIPADVASTVKQHLIQVMEDPRGTGRGARVPGIRMAGKTGTAELKQKKGELGLENGWYAVFNVDDPRLLVTMMIEDVRGRGGSHVLDARIKRIFTKVLKN from the coding sequence GTGAAAAAGACATGGATAGTATTTTGGACGGTTTTTGTCGTTGTTCTTTCAGGTTTTTTCTATCTTTTCTGGGACTTTTGGAAGGACACTACGCAGTCGGAAGGCGAGAGAGCAAAGGCCGCATTCACCGCGTATACGACAAAATGGGGAGAACAGAAATTCTCTGACATGTACGAGCAGCTTTCTTTACATACAAAAAGGACCATCAACAAAGAAGAATTCGTTTCACGTTATCAAAACATTTACGGAGGAATCGAGGCCAAAGCGATTGTGGTCGAGCCGATGTACAATGGCGACGTTTTGCCAGGTGAGGATGGGCAGATCAACTTTCATTACCGGCTGACGATGGAAACTTTCATTGAACCGATTTCCTTTACGGGAAAAGCGACGCTAGTCAAAGAAACGCAGAACGACTTGGAGGATTGGTACATTCATTGGAATCCTTCTTTTATTTTTCCAGAAATGAAAGAAGGGGACAAAGTAAGAGCCAATACGGTGTATCCCAGACGAGGTGAAATCACGGATCGGGCAGGGCGGCCATTGGCAACAGAGCGTATCGTGGTAGATATCGGGATAAATCCGGGAGAATGGAGCCAGACGTCACAGACCGGGAAAATGGCGGTCAGCAAGCTTTTGCAAATTCCGTTGGATGACCTCACCTCGAAGGTACAAGCTACGACAAGCAAGTCGGCAAAGTTTATCCGGATCGCCACGCTGCCACAGGACGATGAACGCCTCAAACAATTAGAAAAAACAGAAGGGCTCAAATTGCACAAAAAGAAGGTCCGTTACTATCCCTATCAGGACGCGACGGCCCATCTGGTTGGCTATGTAGGAGCGATCAATCAGGAAGAGTACGAGAAGCGAAAGAATCAGGGCTATAAAACGTCCGATGTGATTGGAAAATCAGGACTGGAACAGATTTTTGAGGAGAAGCTAAGAGGGAGTACAGGTGGGCGCATTATCATCACGGATGCAGATGGAACGGAAAAAAAGACCGTGGCGGAACGCTTTGCCAAGCATGGACAGCCACTGGCATTAACCATAGATGCTGAAGTACAGAAAACGATTTACCAGGAGCTGAAAAACGAAGCAGGCACGGCTGCGGCCATCTCACCAAAGACCGGGGAAATACTGGCGCTCGTCAATTCTCCTTCCTTTGATCCGAATGCGTTTGTGCTTGGGATGTCGGCTACAGAATGGAAGCAACTGAATGAAAACCCGCAAAAGCCGTTTCTGAATCGATTCGCGCGCGGGTTTGCGCCGGGCTCCACCTTCAAGCCGATTACGGCAGCGATTGGCCTTGAGTCAGGTGCAATTACCTCTTCGGACAGTATCCACGTCCGCGGACTGCATTGGCAAAAGGATGCGTCCTGGGGTGGATACGAGGTAACGCGGGTCAGCGATTACGGGGGACCTGTCAATTTGGAAAAAGCATTGGTGTACTCCGACAATATTTATTTCGCGAAAGCGGCGCTCTCCATGGGGGAGGGGCAATTCGTGAAAAAGAGCGAGCTGCTTGGATTCCATGAAGCTCTCCCGATTCCATATCCACTGGAAAAGTCGAAGCTGTATAACGATGGTTTCAAAAACGAGATTCAATTGGCAGACTCCGGTTACGGTCAGGGCGAGGTAACGATGACGCCGCTTCACCTCGCGTTGGTATACAGCGCTTTTGCAAATGACGGGAATATCGTTCATCCATCACTGTTGCAGGAAGACAAAAAAGACGGGTATTGGAAGACGAATGTCATACCTGCAGATGTGGCGAGTACGGTGAAGCAGCATTTGATACAGGTTATGGAAGATCCGCGCGGCACAGGACGAGGAGCACGCGTGCCTGGTATTCGCATGGCGGGCAAGACTGGAACAGCTGAACTAAAGCAGAAAAAAGGCGAGCTTGGGCTGGAAAACGGTTGGTACGCCGTTTTTAATGTAGATGATCCGCGTTTGCTGGTTACCATGATGATAGAAGATGTTCGTGGTCGGGGTGGCAGTCATGTACTCGATGCACGTATCAAACGGATTTTCACGAAGGTACTGAAAAATTAG
- a CDS encoding FHA domain-containing protein, which produces MLDDGIYVLIKKGDPEQLQKRQFLHKEECTIGRRGNQLQPDIAFSSPYISRRHAVIRKINNQYTISDLQSKHGTEVNGMPIQQAPHFLYHGDHITLAKGVVEMIFFAEGSEMDVTREFSFPLTYPKETTSTSGLVINLERREIRLDGARIHLTGKDMDLLMLLYQRANQAVSYEEIMVLVWPERLLNAESSVPDVGRAEINALVYRLRKRLGRYGENVTTIPRFGYMWEE; this is translated from the coding sequence ATGTTGGACGACGGCATATATGTATTGATCAAAAAGGGAGACCCCGAACAGCTTCAAAAGCGTCAGTTTCTACATAAGGAAGAGTGTACGATTGGGAGACGGGGCAATCAATTACAACCAGACATTGCTTTTTCCAGTCCGTATATATCCAGAAGGCATGCAGTGATACGGAAAATCAATAACCAATATACGATTTCTGATTTGCAAAGCAAGCATGGGACAGAAGTGAACGGAATGCCGATACAGCAGGCACCCCATTTTCTTTATCATGGTGATCATATTACGCTGGCCAAAGGCGTGGTAGAAATGATATTTTTTGCAGAGGGTAGCGAGATGGATGTGACACGGGAGTTCTCATTCCCTTTGACGTATCCAAAAGAAACTACCTCTACTTCCGGCTTGGTCATCAATCTGGAACGCAGAGAAATCCGTCTCGATGGTGCGAGAATCCATTTGACCGGAAAAGATATGGACTTGCTCATGCTTTTGTACCAACGTGCGAATCAGGCGGTTAGCTATGAGGAAATCATGGTACTCGTCTGGCCGGAGCGGTTGCTGAATGCTGAGAGCAGTGTTCCCGATGTTGGACGAGCCGAGATCAACGCTCTCGTTTATCGCTTGCGTAAGCGGCTGGGCAGATATGGCGAGAATGTCACCACGATCCCGCGCTTTGGTTACATGTGGGAAGAATAG
- a CDS encoding cupin domain-containing protein, translating to MEKVNVAQHLSRLQDSWGSLVVGEMNDTSIKLEKLQGEYPWQQNDQKDELLFVVKGRLLLMYHERNIWVEAGEFIVVPKGVSYKLFIPNGDCHLLAIEPKKFAALKRCS from the coding sequence ATGGAAAAGGTGAACGTCGCACAACATTTATCACGCTTGCAAGATTCCTGGGGCTCTCTGGTTGTCGGAGAGATGAATGATACGTCTATTAAGCTAGAGAAGCTGCAAGGTGAGTATCCTTGGCAACAAAATGACCAGAAAGATGAACTGCTGTTTGTCGTCAAAGGCAGACTGCTGCTGATGTACCACGAGCGTAATATATGGGTCGAAGCCGGAGAGTTTATCGTTGTGCCAAAGGGAGTTTCCTATAAACTGTTTATTCCGAACGGCGATTGTCATCTACTGGCGATTGAACCGAAAAAATTCGCTGCTCTCAAGCGCTGCTCCTAA
- a CDS encoding DUF2277 domain-containing protein: protein MCRNIKTLFNFDPPATEDEVQAAALQFVRKLSGFNTPSKANEEAFYRAVQEVSVVAKNLLDSLVTNAEPRNREVEIERARARNAKRFGTTE from the coding sequence ATGTGCAGAAACATCAAAACCTTATTCAACTTCGACCCACCTGCGACAGAAGATGAGGTTCAAGCAGCAGCCCTGCAATTCGTGCGCAAACTCTCGGGCTTCAACACGCCTTCGAAGGCAAATGAAGAGGCATTTTACCGCGCGGTCCAAGAGGTCTCCGTTGTTGCGAAAAACCTTCTGGATTCGCTCGTGACGAATGCAGAGCCACGCAATCGAGAAGTCGAGATCGAGCGTGCTCGCGCGAGAAACGCCAAACGGTTTGGCACGACAGAGTAG
- a CDS encoding aldo/keto reductase, whose amino-acid sequence MTKQTRIGKTDLVVNPIGLGTSAVGGHNIYPDLNEEVGKDLVRAAINHGVNFLDTAFFYGTGRSEELIGEVIKEAGKRHELILATKGGLTLVGNDVTMDNSPAYLKQTVEDSLKRLQTDYIDLFYIHAPDQDTPKDEAVGVLKQLKDEGKIRAIGVSNFSLEQLKEANKDGYVDVVQGNYNLLQREAEQEFFPYTTENNISFIPYFPLASGLLAGKYNKDMTFNDLRKDMPHFQGDNFIRNLEKVEQLRKISNKKNAEVAHIVLAWYFTHHSIDVVIPGAQRAEQVLDNLKTVDVHLTEEEINEIDRIFK is encoded by the coding sequence ATGACGAAACAAACACGAATTGGTAAAACAGATTTAGTTGTCAATCCAATCGGACTTGGAACAAGCGCTGTAGGTGGCCACAATATTTATCCTGATTTAAATGAAGAAGTAGGGAAAGATTTGGTGCGGGCTGCGATTAACCATGGAGTGAATTTTTTAGATACAGCGTTTTTTTATGGAACAGGACGTTCAGAGGAGCTAATAGGTGAAGTGATAAAAGAAGCAGGAAAGCGTCATGAACTCATCCTTGCAACAAAAGGTGGCCTTACACTTGTCGGCAATGATGTTACCATGGATAATTCGCCTGCTTATTTAAAACAAACCGTTGAAGATAGTTTGAAAAGGCTACAAACAGATTACATAGATTTATTTTATATTCATGCTCCAGATCAGGATACACCAAAAGATGAGGCGGTTGGAGTCTTAAAACAGCTAAAGGACGAAGGTAAAATTAGAGCAATTGGCGTTTCTAACTTTTCACTGGAACAATTGAAAGAAGCAAATAAGGATGGTTATGTCGATGTAGTACAGGGAAACTACAATTTGCTGCAGCGTGAAGCGGAACAAGAATTCTTTCCATATACGACAGAGAATAATATCTCGTTTATTCCATACTTTCCACTAGCATCAGGCTTGCTTGCCGGTAAATACAATAAGGATATGACATTCAATGATCTACGCAAAGATATGCCTCACTTCCAGGGCGATAACTTTATAAGAAATCTAGAAAAGGTAGAGCAGCTCCGTAAAATTTCAAATAAAAAAAATGCCGAAGTTGCTCATATAGTCCTTGCTTGGTATTTCACACATCATTCAATTGATGTTGTCATTCCCGGAGCACAAAGAGCAGAGCAAGTGCTGGATAATTTAAAAACAGTAGACGTCCACCTGACAGAAGAAGAAATCAACGAAATTGATCGTATTTTTAAATAG
- a CDS encoding helix-turn-helix transcriptional regulator, producing MEQASVHSIYDSYINALPSTKSDCIVSEANRYTRTNNDGYFRRVIPRPGLELVESNYSLQENRVMDIQSQAAMVELSFCLEGSGEFVVSGSQHEFLPGSCSLQLMNDFHAHFMYRADGSHQSVGIGISVEQFNDWVAESDVGAAYSFQGLLGNQAYRLFRMPLQPYMARMLQQLNDFTSSHQKLRRLYTESKILEIVSSALDAFLYEREVNRPRSQLSRSDREKIHNARDILLENMESPPSLIELARLAQLNEYKLKIGFKEEFGTSAFAYLRERRLEKALGLLQEGNLNVSEVALIVGFSNFSHFSEVFRKQYGLNPSEVKRGRFC from the coding sequence ATGGAGCAAGCATCTGTACATTCCATATACGATAGCTACATTAATGCATTGCCTTCTACGAAGAGTGATTGCATTGTGTCCGAAGCGAATCGGTATACACGGACGAATAATGACGGCTACTTTCGGAGAGTGATTCCCCGACCGGGATTGGAGCTGGTTGAATCCAACTATTCCCTCCAGGAAAACCGCGTCATGGATATACAGTCGCAGGCAGCCATGGTGGAGCTTAGCTTTTGTTTGGAGGGGAGCGGGGAGTTCGTCGTTTCGGGAAGTCAGCACGAGTTTTTGCCTGGGAGCTGTTCTCTTCAATTGATGAACGACTTTCATGCGCATTTTATGTACCGGGCGGATGGTTCTCATCAATCTGTCGGCATCGGTATATCCGTGGAGCAATTTAATGATTGGGTGGCCGAGAGCGATGTGGGAGCAGCCTATTCTTTTCAAGGGCTGCTAGGCAATCAAGCCTATCGTCTGTTTCGTATGCCGTTGCAACCATATATGGCTCGGATGCTCCAGCAGTTGAACGATTTTACATCCTCCCATCAGAAGCTGCGGAGATTGTATACAGAAAGCAAGATTCTTGAGATTGTGTCGTCGGCGCTGGATGCGTTTTTGTACGAGCGGGAAGTGAATCGACCGAGATCACAGTTATCTCGGAGTGATCGGGAAAAGATACACAACGCTCGTGACATTTTACTCGAAAATATGGAGTCTCCCCCTTCTCTGATCGAACTGGCGCGTTTGGCGCAGCTCAATGAATACAAGCTGAAGATCGGCTTCAAAGAAGAGTTCGGGACCAGTGCATTTGCCTATTTGCGGGAAAGGCGTTTGGAAAAAGCACTTGGACTACTACAGGAAGGCAATCTGAATGTCAGTGAGGTTGCGCTCATCGTGGGATTCTCTAACTTCAGTCATTTCTCCGAGGTGTTTCGCAAGCAGTATGGACTCAATCCTTCCGAAGTGAAGCGGGGGAGGTTTTGCTAG
- a CDS encoding GNAT family N-acetyltransferase, which produces MNKAEVLRLFDKEMRVKITYPPLRREETEHLVRHVSPTPDDSGVVLFSRLSEENAEEVIQQELAYFSSLQQSFEWKLFDYDQPAHLLERLKAHGFTVDEEEATLVLEVAQAKELRSLVIPPEIRQITDAAGIDDIMQLKEHLWGSVSAELAARLKRDLAEDPEHLLVYAAYSGDQAVSAAWMYLHEDTSFGSLWGGSTLPEFRNKGYYTALVAVRVQAAQERGYPLLMVDASPMSRPILEKKGFEFLAYSYPCFYEYK; this is translated from the coding sequence TTGAACAAGGCAGAAGTATTGCGGCTTTTTGACAAGGAGATGAGGGTGAAAATCACTTATCCGCCACTCCGGCGGGAGGAGACAGAACACCTCGTTCGCCACGTCTCACCCACCCCGGATGATTCAGGAGTCGTCTTGTTTTCCAGGCTGTCTGAAGAAAATGCAGAGGAGGTTATCCAGCAGGAACTCGCTTATTTCTCAAGTCTTCAGCAATCCTTTGAGTGGAAGCTGTTTGACTATGACCAACCCGCTCATTTGCTTGAGAGGCTGAAAGCTCATGGTTTTACGGTTGATGAGGAGGAAGCGACGCTTGTGTTGGAGGTGGCGCAGGCAAAGGAGTTGCGAAGCCTTGTCATTCCGCCAGAGATACGGCAAATCACAGACGCGGCGGGCATTGATGATATCATGCAGTTGAAGGAGCATCTATGGGGGAGTGTGAGTGCTGAGCTTGCTGCGAGATTAAAACGGGATTTGGCGGAAGATCCTGAACACCTGCTCGTGTACGCTGCGTACAGTGGCGATCAGGCAGTGAGTGCAGCTTGGATGTACTTGCATGAGGATACGTCCTTTGGCAGTCTGTGGGGAGGCTCTACTTTACCTGAATTTCGAAATAAAGGCTATTATACGGCTCTCGTGGCAGTGCGGGTACAAGCAGCACAGGAACGCGGGTATCCGTTATTGATGGTGGATGCGAGCCCGATGAGTCGACCGATCTTGGAGAAAAAAGGCTTTGAATTTCTCGCCTATTCTTATCCTTGTTTTTATGAGTATAAATAG
- a CDS encoding AEC family transporter, producing the protein MIFVEVILPVLLIFLSGYILQRIFKMDLKPISSLAIYILSTALVFRTFYKTQLDLQLFYIVVISLLLLAALVVITQLTARMFKYDKQQESALMLATAFMNSGNYGTPIILFAFGDAGFTYAVQIMVFHSIMMGVFGVYFASRGGNGMGTAIKAIFKQPSNYAVVLAILLQQLQIVIPQSYYQAIDLVAQAAIPVVMLILGMQLANVSTKALEWQGLSAASVIRLVASPLLAYLICLLFPIDPLLQKVLVVLAAMPSAATTAIYAIQFNMRPQFVSSSVLVTTVISIGTLTFLLNILH; encoded by the coding sequence ATGATTTTTGTGGAAGTCATCCTGCCTGTCCTGCTCATTTTTCTCAGCGGCTACATTTTGCAGCGCATTTTCAAAATGGATTTGAAGCCGATTTCTTCCCTGGCGATTTACATCTTGTCGACGGCGCTCGTCTTTCGTACCTTTTACAAAACACAGCTCGACTTGCAATTATTTTATATCGTGGTGATTTCTCTGCTTTTGCTGGCAGCTCTCGTTGTGATCACGCAGTTGACGGCACGCATGTTCAAATACGACAAGCAACAGGAAAGCGCACTGATGCTCGCGACCGCCTTCATGAACAGTGGCAACTACGGGACGCCGATTATCTTGTTTGCCTTTGGAGACGCTGGCTTTACGTATGCGGTGCAAATCATGGTTTTCCACTCGATCATGATGGGCGTATTCGGCGTGTATTTTGCCTCCCGAGGCGGGAATGGGATGGGGACGGCCATCAAGGCGATTTTCAAGCAGCCATCGAATTACGCAGTGGTTCTCGCGATTTTGCTGCAACAGCTGCAAATCGTCATCCCGCAAAGCTACTACCAGGCAATTGATCTCGTTGCACAGGCGGCGATTCCAGTCGTGATGCTCATCTTGGGCATGCAGCTCGCCAATGTATCTACCAAAGCGCTAGAGTGGCAGGGACTCAGTGCTGCGAGTGTCATTCGACTCGTGGCGTCACCACTTTTGGCGTACCTCATCTGCCTGTTATTCCCGATTGATCCGCTGCTGCAAAAGGTGCTGGTCGTTCTGGCAGCCATGCCTTCTGCAGCAACGACTGCGATCTATGCGATCCAATTCAACATGCGACCACAATTCGTCTCCAGCAGCGTGTTGGTTACGACGGTGATCAGTATAGGTACATTAACGTTTTTGCTGAACATTTTGCACTAG
- a CDS encoding PfkB family carbohydrate kinase, whose translation MIDVVACGELLIDFTPVQQKEKPGSIAFEQNPGGAPANVLAALSRFGKRTSFIGAVGNDMFGRFLQQTLIRQNIGTEGLVFTEEAPTTLAFVHLDETGDRAFHFYRNPGADIMLREQDVNEELIAQAAIFHFGTLSLTHEPARSATWTAVQYAKKHQRLLSFDPNIRASLWGDLEEAKALALQGMTQADIVKLSEEELAFLIGSEDVVEATAWMLAQYELQAVFVTLGEKGCFYRTRNQFGTVGGFPVTAIDTTGAGDAFVGALLYQLLEVGESMLDISQATLEDMVRFANAAGALATTRSGAIPAMPTLSEVKSFMEAAR comes from the coding sequence ATGATAGATGTGGTTGCATGTGGTGAGCTATTGATTGATTTTACACCTGTACAGCAAAAGGAAAAGCCGGGCAGCATTGCATTTGAGCAAAACCCTGGAGGAGCGCCTGCCAATGTGCTTGCCGCCCTGTCGCGCTTTGGGAAGCGGACTTCCTTTATCGGTGCGGTGGGAAACGATATGTTTGGGCGTTTTTTGCAGCAAACCTTGATCAGACAGAATATTGGCACAGAAGGACTTGTATTCACGGAGGAAGCACCTACAACGTTGGCTTTTGTCCATCTCGATGAGACAGGCGATCGTGCTTTTCACTTTTACCGCAATCCGGGTGCAGACATTATGCTGCGGGAGCAGGACGTGAACGAGGAGCTGATTGCACAGGCAGCGATTTTTCATTTCGGTACGCTGTCCTTGACGCATGAGCCAGCCCGATCAGCAACCTGGACAGCCGTCCAGTACGCGAAAAAGCATCAGCGGCTCCTTTCATTTGACCCGAATATTCGAGCGTCCTTATGGGGGGATCTGGAGGAAGCAAAGGCTTTGGCTCTCCAAGGAATGACGCAGGCCGATATCGTCAAGCTGTCCGAAGAAGAGCTGGCTTTTCTCATTGGGAGCGAGGATGTCGTGGAAGCGACAGCGTGGATGCTTGCGCAATATGAGCTGCAGGCTGTTTTTGTCACCTTGGGGGAAAAAGGGTGTTTTTACCGCACACGAAATCAGTTCGGTACAGTCGGTGGATTTCCAGTAACCGCGATTGATACGACTGGTGCGGGAGACGCGTTTGTGGGCGCGCTGCTCTATCAGCTTCTTGAGGTGGGGGAAAGTATGCTGGATATCTCACAAGCCACGTTAGAGGACATGGTGCGTTTTGCGAATGCCGCAGGTGCACTCGCGACAACAAGATCTGGTGCCATTCCCGCCATGCCTACACTGTCTGAGGTCAAAAGCTTCATGGAAGCAGCACGGTAG
- a CDS encoding insecticidal delta-endotoxin Cry8Ea1 family protein, with the protein MQEKNSLSTGPYNTLSTSAYQQLNNLASKADGFDWEQLLKDVWHDVYNGQITRDYLQLATDNNIDYRALVTTILSYASSYIPFVGSVIGFFIPIIDLIWPPSQPDLFDILRQQIQDLINQALTTDTLNKLQALLQGWKNELDVLATEVKNLTDPKTSTIGSTVNTIHLQFVHDIPQFTLKDYAAYALPLYVQAATMHLGLLKEAISKQTDWGISDSDKTNFLTYLKQWIVKHSENVYTLFVTGLQNIQDDESSQISSADFIYTSTLYGFDIAALWPTFDKWPTNDSPEVYPTQTDIEQTRFLFSDLVGRVDWRGYPSAGDPSTYLYGNFPGELTQISTRTWDRVDQIQQVLDRGYNQSQTYTYGDSGGAANDPINISRDNPLIGVTPRVMSPYVGIMMDFADGTSITNGGNYGYDKRVVAPDNHKVHFVFPWTDELGGQDAVINAFVFKNLHPENVIGQSDPTTGVFTIKGIPAEKGYIEDGSPLKVVQERLNGTNAVQLPLGPSLVVPITNKLAGQYHIRVRYANPSDSSIDIWQSVNAGKQTLQGGNFTFPSTKNVQDQGYVPGQNGNYRLLTISLPDPVSLPLGEIDVRLGQYTSQTQGNLFIDRIEFVPVQTLFSGPYYLYAPEGYPFSKTLWKGNTINRPISIVGTANFSSEPAVLQFYQDSALRKEISIPGSGQNYNYPNTSIPNGFNKIVLHTNQSAGKGIRGTMTISLSN; encoded by the coding sequence ATGCAGGAAAAAAACTCTTTATCCACTGGTCCTTATAACACACTATCGACATCTGCTTATCAACAGTTGAACAATCTAGCTAGCAAGGCAGACGGATTTGATTGGGAGCAATTATTAAAAGATGTTTGGCATGATGTTTACAATGGACAAATCACGCGAGATTACCTTCAGCTCGCAACAGACAATAATATCGATTATCGTGCCTTAGTCACAACTATATTAAGCTATGCTTCTTCTTACATACCTTTTGTAGGGTCTGTAATAGGCTTCTTTATTCCTATTATTGATTTAATTTGGCCCCCCTCACAACCCGATTTATTTGATATTTTGCGGCAGCAGATTCAAGATTTAATTAACCAAGCGTTAACAACAGACACATTGAACAAATTACAGGCACTGCTGCAAGGTTGGAAAAATGAACTTGATGTTTTAGCCACAGAAGTTAAGAATTTAACCGATCCGAAGACCTCGACTATAGGAAGCACAGTTAATACGATTCACCTCCAATTTGTTCATGATATACCCCAATTTACACTAAAAGACTATGCAGCCTATGCACTTCCTCTATATGTTCAAGCAGCAACCATGCATCTGGGCCTTTTAAAGGAGGCTATTTCTAAACAAACAGATTGGGGAATTAGTGATTCAGATAAAACGAACTTTCTGACTTATCTAAAACAGTGGATCGTAAAGCATAGTGAGAATGTTTATACTCTTTTTGTAACAGGGTTACAAAACATACAGGACGATGAATCTAGTCAAATTAGCTCCGCCGACTTTATCTACACGTCAACATTATACGGGTTTGATATTGCTGCATTATGGCCTACTTTTGATAAATGGCCTACTAATGACAGTCCAGAAGTTTATCCGACACAAACAGATATAGAACAAACGAGATTCTTATTTTCTGATCTAGTAGGAAGGGTTGACTGGCGAGGCTATCCATCCGCTGGTGATCCAAGCACGTACCTGTATGGGAATTTCCCTGGTGAACTGACGCAAATTTCAACGAGAACATGGGATCGAGTGGATCAGATTCAACAAGTATTAGATAGAGGATACAATCAATCACAAACATATACTTACGGGGATTCCGGTGGAGCTGCAAATGACCCTATCAACATTTCAAGAGACAATCCGTTAATTGGAGTAACACCACGGGTTATGAGCCCGTATGTTGGAATCATGATGGATTTTGCAGATGGGACTAGTATTACCAATGGAGGAAATTATGGCTATGACAAGAGAGTTGTAGCACCTGATAACCATAAAGTTCATTTTGTCTTTCCATGGACAGACGAGCTGGGTGGCCAAGATGCAGTGATAAATGCATTTGTTTTCAAAAATCTACATCCCGAAAATGTAATAGGCCAATCAGATCCAACAACAGGAGTATTTACGATTAAAGGAATTCCAGCTGAAAAAGGTTATATTGAGGATGGCAGTCCACTTAAAGTTGTACAGGAAAGATTGAACGGGACCAACGCGGTTCAACTCCCACTCGGACCTTCCCTCGTTGTACCTATTACCAATAAACTTGCTGGTCAGTATCACATTCGTGTACGTTATGCGAACCCTTCAGATTCAAGCATCGATATTTGGCAATCAGTCAATGCAGGAAAGCAGACTCTTCAAGGCGGTAATTTTACATTTCCAAGCACCAAAAACGTTCAAGATCAAGGATACGTGCCAGGACAAAATGGAAACTATAGATTGCTTACAATCTCTCTTCCTGATCCTGTCTCCCTACCTTTAGGAGAAATCGATGTACGTCTCGGACAATACACCAGTCAAACGCAGGGTAATCTGTTTATTGATCGGATTGAGTTTGTTCCGGTTCAAACTCTATTTTCAGGCCCATACTACCTATATGCTCCGGAAGGTTATCCTTTTTCAAAAACCCTTTGGAAAGGGAATACAATTAACCGGCCTATTTCTATAGTAGGAACCGCAAATTTTTCTAGTGAACCAGCCGTACTCCAATTTTATCAAGATTCAGCTTTGCGAAAAGAAATTTCTATACCTGGTTCAGGTCAAAATTACAATTATCCTAATACATCCATTCCAAATGGTTTTAATAAAATTGTACTTCACACAAACCAAAGTGCTGGTAAAGGAATAAGAGGAACAATGACAATTTCCTTGAGTAATTAG